The following proteins come from a genomic window of Deltaproteobacteria bacterium:
- a CDS encoding TolC family protein, translated as MPTWMLLAALTAAAGGPAASPPPQAGVGAVGPVPAPGPGGRTWTLPEILNEADSHQPDVRDAKLKAGEARADWVTAGLIPNPQLQLGFSNLPFFGSRQDLSSQLLVYGAGISEDIELGGKRGKRQASAEAGVSASDATVRDTQRTSHFDIQKAFLQALWAEERQRIATESLARYLDSVRLVKARFEAGEDAGADVNKIELEKQRYTQDARESARAAVEARAELFRLVGIPGKPDEDRVDGSFPKEPLPADVDALVKKALGNRPDLAALQAAQDKAEKDLELARSQAVPDVNLGVAYAYSPSTNPSGAVSTIGATATVALPVFNRNQGEIQKAELEVDRSKLANERGRADAEREVRLALGHLASASTAVDDLENDYLGRADKALFVAERSFREGKASLLEFLEAQRTYLETRASYVDALLERGASVLELQRAEGEGGTTP; from the coding sequence ATGCCCACCTGGATGCTCCTCGCAGCGTTGACTGCGGCAGCCGGAGGCCCGGCCGCTTCCCCACCGCCCCAAGCGGGTGTGGGTGCCGTCGGGCCGGTGCCCGCGCCTGGACCTGGCGGGCGCACCTGGACCCTGCCCGAGATCCTGAACGAGGCGGACAGCCACCAGCCCGACGTCCGCGACGCGAAGCTGAAGGCCGGCGAGGCCCGCGCCGACTGGGTCACGGCCGGGCTGATCCCCAATCCGCAGCTGCAGTTGGGCTTCTCCAATCTTCCGTTCTTCGGTTCGCGGCAGGACTTGAGCAGCCAGCTTCTGGTCTACGGCGCGGGCATCTCGGAAGACATCGAGCTGGGAGGCAAGCGCGGCAAGCGGCAGGCGAGCGCCGAGGCCGGCGTGTCGGCGAGTGACGCCACGGTGCGAGATACGCAGCGCACCAGCCACTTCGACATTCAAAAGGCCTTCCTACAGGCCCTTTGGGCGGAGGAGCGGCAACGCATCGCCACGGAATCGCTGGCCCGGTACTTGGATAGCGTGAGGCTGGTGAAGGCCCGCTTCGAGGCCGGCGAAGACGCCGGAGCCGACGTGAACAAGATAGAGCTGGAGAAGCAGCGCTACACCCAGGACGCCCGCGAGAGCGCGCGCGCCGCGGTGGAGGCGCGCGCCGAGCTCTTCCGCCTGGTGGGCATCCCCGGCAAGCCCGACGAGGACCGCGTGGACGGCAGCTTCCCCAAGGAGCCGCTGCCGGCGGATGTCGACGCGCTGGTGAAGAAGGCGCTGGGCAATCGTCCGGACCTCGCCGCGCTCCAGGCCGCGCAGGACAAGGCCGAGAAGGACCTCGAGCTCGCCAGGTCGCAGGCCGTTCCCGACGTGAATCTCGGCGTGGCCTACGCGTACTCGCCTTCGACCAACCCCAGCGGTGCGGTGTCGACCATTGGCGCGACGGCGACCGTCGCCCTGCCCGTCTTCAACCGCAACCAGGGCGAGATCCAGAAGGCCGAGCTCGAGGTGGACCGCAGCAAGCTCGCCAACGAGCGCGGCCGCGCCGACGCCGAGCGCGAAGTGCGGCTGGCGCTGGGTCACCTGGCGTCGGCGAGCACCGCCGTCGACGACCTGGAGAACGACTACCTCGGCCGCGCGGACAAGGCGCTCTTCGTCGCCGAGCGCAGCTTCCGCGAGGGCAAGGCCTCGCTGCTCGAGTTCCTGGAGGCCCAGCGCACCTACCTCGAGACGCGCGCCAGCTACGTGGACGCGCTGCTCGAGCGCGGCGCCAGCGTGCTGGAGCTCCAGCGCGCCGAGGGCGAAGGAGGCACCACGCCATGA
- a CDS encoding DUF444 family protein encodes MSLKIKQDHSRFKQIVRGKIKQNLKKYIQKGEMVGKKGKDLVTIPLPTIDIPHFKFGAKQQGGVGQGPGDIGQQLGPGQPGDGTGQAGEGEGQHTLEVDVGLEDLAEILGEELQLPRIEPKGKEKIVSTKIRYTGVNTTGSESLRHFKRTYKQALRRQIATGTYNPANPVIIPVKQDKRYRTWKETPLPETNAVIIYMMDVSGSMGDEQKEIVRIESFWIDTWLRHNYKGLETRYVIHDAVAREVDRETFFHTRESGGTMISSAYKLCKEILDADYDSSSWNIYPMHFSDGDNWSADDTRLCIDLLKNHIMPASNLFCYGQVESPYGSGQFIKDLRESMGDSEKMALSEIADKEGIYTSIKDFLGKGK; translated from the coding sequence ATGAGCTTGAAGATCAAACAGGACCACTCGCGCTTCAAGCAGATCGTCCGCGGGAAGATCAAGCAGAACCTCAAGAAGTACATTCAAAAGGGAGAGATGGTCGGCAAGAAGGGCAAGGATCTGGTCACGATCCCCTTGCCGACCATCGACATCCCGCACTTCAAGTTCGGCGCGAAGCAGCAGGGCGGCGTCGGGCAGGGCCCTGGCGACATTGGCCAGCAGCTCGGCCCGGGCCAGCCCGGAGACGGCACCGGCCAGGCCGGCGAAGGCGAAGGCCAGCACACCCTCGAGGTGGACGTGGGCCTCGAGGATCTCGCGGAGATCCTCGGCGAGGAGCTCCAGCTCCCGCGCATCGAGCCGAAGGGCAAAGAGAAGATCGTCAGCACCAAGATTCGCTACACCGGCGTGAACACCACCGGCAGCGAGTCGCTGCGACACTTCAAGCGTACTTATAAGCAGGCCCTTCGGCGCCAGATCGCCACGGGTACCTACAATCCTGCCAACCCGGTGATCATCCCGGTGAAGCAGGACAAGCGGTACCGCACCTGGAAGGAGACGCCGCTCCCCGAGACCAACGCCGTCATCATCTACATGATGGACGTCTCCGGCTCGATGGGCGACGAGCAGAAAGAAATCGTCCGCATCGAGAGCTTCTGGATCGACACCTGGCTGCGCCACAACTACAAGGGCCTCGAGACGCGCTACGTGATCCACGACGCCGTCGCGCGCGAGGTGGACCGCGAGACGTTCTTCCACACGCGTGAGTCGGGCGGCACGATGATCAGCTCCGCCTACAAACTGTGTAAGGAAATCCTCGACGCCGACTACGACTCGTCGAGCTGGAACATCTACCCGATGCACTTCTCCGACGGCGACAACTGGAGCGCCGACGACACGCGCTTGTGCATCGATCTCTTGAAGAACCACATCATGCCGGCCTCGAACCTCTTCTGTTACGGCCAGGTGGAGAGCCCGTACGGCTCGGGCCAGTTCATCAAGGATCTGCGCGAGAGCATGGGCGACAGCGAGAAGATGGCCCTCAGCGAGATCGCCGACAAAGAAGGCATCTACACCTCGATTAAAGACTTCCTCGGGAAGGGCAAGTAG
- a CDS encoding sigma-54-dependent Fis family transcriptional regulator — MSQRILVVDDEKTFRLVCTTALQAEGYEVLDAASGRQALTRFDEAQPDVVILDRNLPDIDGLQLLQRMKTESTTDRGEPIVIMATAYADVDNAVQALKAGAYDYLTKPLQLPELVVTVQKALEAKRLRRAVQALQGEAARRLTKGLHLGHSSAMKQVLSMVDKVAQAPSTTVLIEGESGAGKEVVAHLIHHRTPSRAEQPFVELNCASIPEQLMESELFGHVKGAFTDAKGDKRGLLEAADGGTLFLDEIGEMPLGIQAKLLRVLETSTFRRVGSTRDQKVDVRFIAATNRDLAREVEKNAFRLDLYHRLDVFRLRLPPLRERREDVLPLARIFLQEFCAKMGKQITGLSPEAEAALLAYPFPGNIRELRNAIERAVILETNEKLAAESLLLGSPTKSQLPASWAGDTLGRTLSEKGRPPTLDELERDYICRLLEHANGNRSQVARLMGVSYPTVMKKITDYAIDITRWTKA; from the coding sequence ATGAGCCAGCGCATCCTCGTCGTCGATGATGAAAAGACCTTTCGGTTGGTCTGCACGACTGCTCTACAAGCCGAAGGCTACGAGGTCCTCGACGCCGCCAGCGGCCGCCAGGCCCTCACCCGCTTCGACGAGGCCCAGCCGGACGTGGTCATCCTCGACCGGAACCTCCCGGACATCGACGGGCTGCAGCTGCTTCAGCGGATGAAGACCGAGTCCACCACGGACCGCGGCGAGCCCATCGTGATCATGGCCACCGCCTACGCCGACGTGGACAACGCGGTGCAGGCCCTCAAGGCCGGCGCCTACGACTACCTCACCAAGCCCCTGCAGCTGCCGGAGCTGGTGGTCACGGTGCAGAAGGCGCTGGAGGCCAAGCGGCTGCGTCGCGCGGTGCAGGCGCTGCAGGGCGAGGCGGCGCGTCGACTGACCAAGGGCCTGCACCTGGGCCACTCCAGCGCCATGAAGCAGGTGCTCTCGATGGTGGACAAGGTGGCCCAGGCGCCGTCGACGACGGTGCTCATCGAGGGCGAGAGCGGCGCGGGCAAGGAGGTCGTGGCCCACCTCATCCACCACCGCACGCCCAGCCGCGCCGAGCAGCCGTTCGTGGAGCTCAACTGCGCCTCCATCCCCGAGCAGCTCATGGAGAGCGAGCTCTTCGGCCACGTGAAGGGCGCCTTCACCGACGCCAAGGGCGACAAGCGCGGCCTGCTCGAAGCGGCCGATGGCGGCACGCTCTTCCTCGACGAGATCGGCGAGATGCCGCTGGGCATCCAGGCCAAGCTGCTGCGCGTGCTGGAGACGAGCACCTTCCGCCGCGTGGGGTCCACGCGCGACCAGAAGGTCGACGTGCGCTTCATCGCCGCGACGAACCGCGACCTGGCCCGCGAGGTGGAGAAGAACGCCTTCCGGCTCGACCTGTACCACCGGCTCGACGTCTTCCGCCTGCGGCTGCCGCCCCTGCGCGAGCGCCGCGAGGACGTGCTCCCGCTGGCGCGCATCTTCTTGCAGGAGTTCTGCGCCAAGATGGGCAAGCAGATCACCGGGCTCTCGCCCGAGGCGGAGGCCGCGCTGCTCGCCTACCCGTTCCCGGGCAACATCCGCGAGCTGCGCAACGCCATCGAGCGCGCGGTGATCCTCGAGACGAACGAGAAGCTGGCCGCCGAGTCGCTGCTGCTTGGCTCGCCCACCAAGAGCCAGCTCCCCGCGAGCTGGGCCGGCGACACGCTCGGCCGCACGCTCTCCGAGAAGGGCCGCCCGCCCACGCTCGACGAGCTCGAGCGCGACTACATCTGCCGGCTCCTGGAGCACGCCAACGGCAACCGCTCGCAGGTCGCCCGCCTGATGGGGGTCAGCTACCCCACGGTGATGAAGAAGATCACCGACTACGCCATCGACATCACCCGCTGGACCAAGGCCTAA
- a CDS encoding sensor histidine kinase: MTLRTQLTFGFTLAALLGVGATGASLITTSYRDAFKRVQREQSLLAENRANAISAEVGEEVERLRHLASLSELDLTDENAEPEKAVLRHARSLPRYFTLETSAVAPDGTVQWTEPPPPPAHSVRDSGWFLEASKSSTSFVTEDADVQGHTTRARLVVPIWHGDGKFAGCLTSTLDPAAASRWSERLSVDLGQSGTAALIDRSGKVVVTRGAPESLDLPIRGKAVAAALGGSTVSDWGEDAKGRRWLVTAVPLPNMGWVLMTRQAADELDDALDPELRQLALLLGAGLLFAIILGVLTSGTIARPLVALAQTARSVEQGRFEGVPPPSRGGELGDLERAFYSMTATLDARVKERTAALEKAQALLVEQGRYAAMGKTAAAIAHELKNALNGLGTATELLLQGKVPENAQAAVREQVRSEVERLRDTTDNLNLFGGQPQLHRSPQDLRPLIDRAVAVLRDRIDASGVSVEVSWPTAMPAVTCDGLKVQGVLINLLKNAVEAVEPQLDEPAPRGQVQVLGRVVPEGVELEIADSGPGIAGEVAAHMFEPFFTTKRTGTGLGLSIGRRIAEAHGGRLSFVPNQPQGARLVLFLPLSPRDLLP; this comes from the coding sequence GTGACTCTTCGGACTCAGCTCACCTTCGGCTTCACCCTGGCCGCGCTGCTTGGCGTGGGTGCCACGGGTGCGTCGCTCATCACCACCTCGTACCGCGACGCCTTCAAGCGCGTGCAGCGCGAGCAGTCGCTCCTGGCCGAGAACCGCGCCAACGCCATCTCCGCCGAGGTCGGCGAAGAGGTGGAGCGCCTGCGCCACCTTGCCAGCCTCTCGGAGCTCGACCTCACCGACGAGAACGCCGAGCCGGAGAAGGCCGTGCTCCGCCACGCGCGCTCGCTGCCGCGCTACTTCACCCTGGAGACGAGCGCCGTGGCCCCCGACGGCACCGTGCAGTGGACCGAGCCGCCGCCGCCTCCCGCGCACAGCGTCCGGGACTCGGGCTGGTTCCTCGAGGCCAGCAAGAGCTCCACCTCCTTCGTCACCGAGGATGCCGACGTGCAGGGCCACACCACCCGCGCGCGCCTGGTGGTCCCCATCTGGCACGGCGACGGCAAGTTCGCGGGCTGTCTCACCTCGACGCTCGACCCTGCGGCCGCGTCGCGCTGGAGCGAGCGCCTCTCGGTGGACCTGGGTCAGAGCGGCACCGCGGCGCTCATCGACCGCTCGGGCAAGGTGGTCGTCACCCGCGGCGCGCCGGAGTCGCTCGACCTGCCCATCCGCGGCAAGGCGGTGGCGGCGGCGTTGGGCGGCAGCACCGTCTCCGACTGGGGCGAGGACGCCAAGGGCCGCCGCTGGCTGGTGACGGCGGTGCCGCTGCCCAACATGGGCTGGGTGCTGATGACCCGCCAGGCCGCCGACGAACTCGACGACGCGCTGGACCCCGAGCTCCGCCAGCTGGCGCTGCTCCTCGGCGCCGGCCTGCTCTTCGCGATCATCCTGGGCGTGCTCACCTCGGGCACCATCGCCCGGCCGCTCGTCGCGCTGGCGCAGACCGCGCGCTCGGTGGAGCAGGGCCGCTTCGAGGGTGTGCCTCCGCCGAGCCGCGGCGGCGAGCTGGGCGACCTGGAGCGCGCGTTCTATTCGATGACCGCCACGCTCGACGCGCGGGTGAAGGAGCGCACCGCCGCCCTGGAGAAGGCGCAGGCGCTGCTGGTGGAGCAGGGCCGCTACGCCGCGATGGGCAAGACCGCCGCCGCCATCGCCCACGAGCTCAAGAACGCCCTCAACGGCCTGGGGACGGCCACCGAGCTCCTGCTGCAGGGCAAGGTCCCCGAGAACGCCCAGGCCGCGGTCCGCGAGCAGGTGCGCTCCGAGGTCGAGCGCCTGCGCGACACCACCGACAACCTGAACCTCTTCGGGGGCCAGCCCCAGCTGCACCGCTCGCCCCAGGACCTGCGGCCCTTGATCGATCGCGCCGTGGCCGTGCTCCGAGATCGCATCGACGCCTCGGGGGTGTCCGTTGAAGTCTCGTGGCCCACGGCCATGCCTGCGGTCACCTGCGACGGCCTCAAGGTTCAGGGCGTGCTCATCAACCTGTTGAAGAATGCCGTGGAAGCGGTCGAGCCCCAGCTGGATGAGCCCGCCCCACGCGGGCAGGTCCAGGTGCTCGGCAGGGTGGTTCCGGAGGGGGTCGAGCTGGAGATCGCGGACTCTGGCCCGGGCATTGCTGGGGAAGTCGCCGCGCACATGTTCGAGCCCTTCTTCACCACCAAGCGAACCGGCACCGGCCTGGGCCTGTCCATCGGCCGGCGCATCGCCGAGGCGCACGGCGGCCGTCTCTCCTTCGTCCCCAACCAGCCCCAGGGCGCGCGGTTGGTGCTGTTTCTGCCCCTCTCACCCCGAGATCTGTTGCCATGA
- a CDS encoding response regulator: MATMLRCPACNQDVGPITGPTGMLHCPLCNLILGRGISESVVGRVAIKRVSAAEMVEAPVVIGTNVLEDKPFQAASAAPAKPPGVKFGLALISEDLELHRQLISDGLRERGLCAEVVSTARGDRFLTAVTDHLLRRRPPDLCILDLEMPGLSGYHTALALRSIERAFNVPHAPILFFSARICDETFKRAMEEVGHASYLNKGGSAPGEFFGRLEQVLRTFQGEPALDEPKV; this comes from the coding sequence GTGGCCACCATGCTCCGTTGCCCGGCGTGCAACCAGGACGTCGGCCCGATCACCGGGCCGACGGGCATGCTCCACTGCCCGCTGTGCAACCTGATCCTCGGCCGGGGAATCTCCGAGTCGGTGGTCGGCCGGGTGGCGATCAAGCGGGTGAGCGCTGCGGAGATGGTGGAGGCGCCGGTCGTCATCGGCACCAACGTCCTCGAGGACAAGCCGTTCCAGGCCGCCAGCGCAGCCCCGGCCAAGCCGCCGGGCGTGAAGTTCGGGCTGGCGCTCATCTCGGAGGACCTGGAGCTGCACCGGCAGCTGATTTCAGACGGGCTCCGCGAGCGCGGGCTCTGTGCGGAGGTGGTGTCGACGGCGCGCGGCGACCGCTTCCTCACCGCGGTGACGGATCACCTGCTGCGGCGCCGGCCGCCGGACCTGTGCATCCTGGATCTCGAGATGCCCGGGCTCTCGGGCTACCACACGGCCCTCGCGCTCCGGTCGATCGAGCGAGCATTCAACGTGCCGCACGCGCCGATACTGTTCTTCAGCGCGCGCATCTGCGACGAGACGTTCAAGCGGGCGATGGAAGAGGTGGGCCACGCCAGCTACTTGAACAAGGGCGGGTCGGCGCCCGGCGAGTTCTTCGGGCGGCTGGAGCAGGTGCTGCGCACTTTCCAGGGCGAGCCCGCGCTCGACGAGCCGAAAGTCTGA
- a CDS encoding efflux RND transporter periplasmic adaptor subunit: MKRILFAVLAFASAACSQAAAEAPESPSLQLDPASPKMGFVKTAQVKAAMETESAAATGKVSFNEDVTSRVGSPVSGRVQQLNVQLGDKVKKGQPLLTIASPDVEAARAEAIQANADLQVAERELERAKRLFGEQAISQRDLQNAENDEVKAKSNVERTKGRLQILGVNEKDFGSTFVLRSPIDGIICTRDILPGSEVRSDSGTPLLTVADLRTLWVLADVFERDLARVKEGDTAEVRVAAYPADVWKGTVQHVGEVVDPQTRTVKVRIGVPNPDGRLKPEMFARVSLTARAGTPQVSIPASALISDGERNRVIVADGRGTYRARDVEVGPEHEGQVRVLEGLKDGETIVVEGALFVKNEIDKN, from the coding sequence ATGAAGCGAATTCTCTTCGCCGTGCTCGCGTTCGCGAGCGCCGCCTGCTCGCAGGCCGCGGCTGAAGCGCCGGAGTCGCCGTCGCTCCAGCTCGATCCCGCCTCGCCGAAGATGGGCTTCGTGAAGACGGCCCAGGTGAAGGCCGCGATGGAGACGGAGTCGGCCGCGGCCACGGGCAAGGTCAGCTTCAACGAGGACGTGACCTCGCGCGTGGGCTCGCCCGTGTCGGGACGCGTGCAGCAGCTCAACGTGCAGCTCGGCGACAAGGTCAAGAAGGGCCAGCCGCTGCTCACCATCGCCAGCCCGGATGTGGAGGCCGCCCGCGCCGAGGCCATCCAGGCCAACGCCGACTTGCAGGTGGCCGAGCGGGAGCTGGAGCGCGCCAAGCGGCTCTTCGGCGAGCAGGCCATCTCCCAGCGCGATCTGCAGAACGCCGAGAACGACGAGGTGAAGGCCAAGAGCAACGTGGAGCGCACCAAGGGCCGGCTGCAGATTCTGGGCGTGAACGAGAAGGACTTCGGTTCGACCTTTGTACTTCGCTCGCCCATCGACGGCATCATCTGCACCCGCGACATCTTGCCTGGCTCTGAAGTCCGCTCCGACTCGGGCACGCCGCTGCTCACCGTGGCCGACCTGCGCACGCTCTGGGTGCTTGCCGATGTGTTCGAGCGCGATCTGGCGCGGGTGAAGGAAGGCGACACCGCCGAGGTCCGCGTGGCCGCCTATCCGGCCGACGTGTGGAAGGGCACCGTGCAGCACGTGGGCGAGGTCGTGGACCCGCAGACGCGCACGGTGAAGGTCCGCATCGGCGTGCCCAACCCGGACGGCCGGCTCAAGCCGGAGATGTTCGCGCGCGTGTCGCTGACGGCGCGGGCGGGGACACCGCAGGTGTCGATCCCGGCGTCGGCGCTCATCTCCGATGGCGAGCGCAACCGGGTGATCGTGGCCGACGGCCGCGGGACCTATCGCGCGCGCGACGTGGAAGTGGGCCCGGAGCACGAGGGCCAGGTGCGCGTGCTCGAGGGGCTCAAGGACGGCGAGACGATCGTCGTCGAGGGCGCGCTCTTCGTGAAGAACGAGATCGACAAGAACTGA
- a CDS encoding SpoVR family protein: MASTLPPRLQALKEEIEGYARDYGLDFFETIFEVLTYDEVNMVAAYGGFPNRYPHWRFGMEYEQLSKGYEYGVSKIYEMVINNDPCYAYLLEANAEVDQKIVMAHVFGHCDFFKNNFMFAHTNRKMMDVMANHATRVRRWIDKLGVEPIEDFIDRCLSLENLIDRNAPYIKRHASREEQFKQPEVTGFKVEREYMRGFVNPKEFIEEQRKKRDDEMQRAKKFPEHPQRDVLLFLLENAPLEQWEADILGIVRDEAYYFAPQGQTKIMNEGWASYWHSKIMTTRALTDAEVIDYADHHSGTLGGGGQSLNPYKLGIELYRHIEDRWNKGRFGKEYEECDDMRERLSWDRKLGLGREKIFEVRRHYNDVTFIDEFLTPEFCKDQELFVFGYNDKRQAYEIIDREFKKIKEKLLHQLTNFGQPNIEVVDGNFENRSELLLGHKYEGIDLKMDDARDTLVNMASLWRRPVNLVTKVEGKGMMMRFDGKEHSEKKVDL; the protein is encoded by the coding sequence ATGGCCAGCACCCTGCCGCCGCGGCTCCAGGCCTTGAAGGAAGAGATCGAGGGCTACGCCCGCGACTACGGCCTCGACTTCTTCGAGACCATCTTTGAGGTCCTCACCTACGACGAAGTGAACATGGTCGCCGCGTACGGCGGCTTCCCGAACCGCTATCCGCACTGGCGCTTCGGCATGGAGTACGAGCAGCTCAGCAAGGGCTACGAGTACGGCGTCTCGAAGATCTACGAGATGGTCATCAACAATGACCCTTGCTACGCATACCTGCTCGAGGCGAACGCGGAAGTTGATCAGAAGATCGTGATGGCCCACGTCTTTGGCCACTGCGACTTCTTCAAGAACAACTTCATGTTCGCCCACACCAACCGCAAGATGATGGACGTGATGGCGAACCACGCCACGCGCGTCCGGCGGTGGATTGACAAGTTGGGCGTGGAGCCCATCGAAGATTTCATCGATCGTTGTCTCTCGCTCGAGAACCTCATCGATCGCAACGCGCCGTACATCAAGCGGCACGCGTCGCGCGAGGAGCAGTTCAAGCAGCCCGAGGTGACCGGCTTCAAGGTCGAGCGCGAGTACATGCGCGGCTTCGTGAACCCCAAGGAGTTCATCGAAGAGCAGCGCAAGAAGCGCGACGACGAGATGCAGCGGGCCAAGAAGTTCCCCGAGCACCCGCAGCGCGACGTGCTGCTCTTCCTCCTCGAGAACGCGCCGCTGGAGCAGTGGGAGGCCGATATCCTCGGCATCGTGCGCGACGAGGCCTACTACTTCGCGCCCCAGGGCCAGACGAAGATCATGAACGAGGGCTGGGCTTCATACTGGCACTCGAAGATCATGACCACGCGCGCGCTCACCGACGCGGAGGTGATCGACTACGCCGACCACCACTCGGGCACGCTCGGCGGCGGCGGACAGTCGCTCAATCCCTACAAGCTCGGCATCGAGCTCTATCGTCACATCGAAGATCGCTGGAACAAGGGCCGCTTCGGTAAAGAGTACGAAGAGTGCGACGACATGCGCGAGCGCCTGAGCTGGGATCGCAAGCTCGGGCTTGGCCGCGAGAAGATCTTCGAAGTTCGCCGTCACTACAACGACGTGACGTTCATCGACGAGTTCCTCACGCCCGAGTTCTGCAAGGACCAGGAGCTCTTCGTCTTTGGCTACAACGACAAGCGGCAGGCCTACGAGATCATCGACCGCGAGTTCAAAAAGATTAAAGAGAAGCTCCTGCACCAGCTCACCAACTTCGGCCAGCCGAACATCGAAGTCGTCGACGGAAACTTCGAGAACCGCAGCGAGCTGCTCCTGGGTCATAAGTATGAGGGCATCGATCTCAAGATGGACGACGCCCGCGACACGCTGGTGAACATGGCCTCGCTCTGGCGGCGGCCGGTAAACCTCGTGACCAAGGTCGAGGGCAAGGGCATGATGATGCGCTTCGACGGCAAGGAGCACTCGGAGAAGAAGGTCGACCTCTGA